Below is a genomic region from Mesorhizobium sp..
GAGCAAGACCATGCTCGACCAGATCAAGGGACTGCATCACGTCACCTCGATGGCGGCGGATGCCAATCAGAACAACCACTTCTTCACCAGGACGCTCGGCCTGCGCCGGGTCAAGAAGACGGTCAATTTCGACGCGCCGGACGTCTACCATCTCTACTACGGAGACGAGACCGGCACGCCGGGCTCGGTGATGACCTATTTTCCGTTTCCGCATATCGCCAAGGGCCAGCCGGGCGTCGGCGAGGTCGGCACCACCGTGTTCTCGGTGCCCGAAGGTTCGCTCGGCTGGTGGCAGGAACATCTGGCGAAGGAGAATGTCGCGGGCCTTGAGCCCGGCGAGGCTTTTGGCGAGAAGCGTCTCCGCTTCAAGGGCCCCGACAATGACGGCTTCGCGCTGGTCGAGCACAAGGGCGACGCGCGCGCAGCCTGGACGCAGGGCGGCGTGCCGGACGACTACGCCATCCGCGGCTTCCATTCGGCCTCGATGCGGCTGCGCGACGGCGGGGCGACGGCCGAACTCCTGAAGTTCATGGGTTACAGCCAGGTGGACCAGTCGAAGAACGTCACCCGCTTCGCAGTCCCGGACGGCATGGGCGCTGACGTCATTGACATCGAGGCGCTGCCGGTCACGCCGTTCGCGCGCCAAGGTGCAGGCTCGGTGCATCACATCGCCTTCTCGGTCGAGAACCGGGCGAAGCAGCTCGAGGTGCGCAAGGCGCTGATGGACACGGGCTATCAGGTGACGCCGGTGATCGACCGCGACTATTTCTGGGCGATCTATTTCCGCACGCCGGGCGGCGTGCTGTTCGAAGTGGCGACCAACGAGCCGGGCTTCGACCGCGACGAGGACACCAGACACCTGGGTGAGGCATTGAAGCTTCCGAGGCAGCACGAGCATCTGCGAAAGATGCTCGAAGGCCACCTCCAGCCGATCGAGGACTGACCATGAGCCAGCGCTATATCGAGAAGGTCCTGCCCGGGAAGCCGGGCGGACCGCTGCTCTTCACCTTTCATGGAACCGGCGGGGACGAGAACCAGTTCCCGGCACTCGGGCGGGACCTGATGCCCGAGGCGACGGTGATCTCGCCGCGCGGCGACGTCTTGGAACATGGCGCGGCACGCTTCTTCCGCCGCACGGGCGAGGGCGTCTACGACATGGATGACCTGGCGCGCGCGACGGCGAAGATGAAGGCCTATGTCGAGGCGCATGTCGCGGCGGCGAAGCCGTCGGTCGTCTACGGCATCGGCTATTCCAACGGGGCCAACATCCTGGCGTCCACGATCTTCGCAGCGCCGGACCTGTTCGACGCGGTGGTGCTGATGCATCCGCTGATCCCGTTCCAGCCGGACGTTCAGGGTGATCTCAAGGGCAGACGCATCCTGATCACCGCTGGGCGGCAGGACCCGATCTGCCCGCCGCTCTACACCCACCGCCTCGAAGCCTGGTTGCGCGACGCGGGCGCCGATGTCATCGTCGAATGGCATCCGGGCGCGCACGAAGTGCGTCCCAACGAGATCGAGGCGGCGCGCCGTTTCCTGCTGCCGGTTGGAGCCTGACCATGACCGAACTCCCCGAGATCAAGGTCGAGGACACTGGTTCCAAAGGCCGCTATTTCATACGGCTCGACACCGGCGAAGAGGCCGAGATGACCTT
It encodes:
- a CDS encoding VOC family protein: MLDQIKGLHHVTSMAADANQNNHFFTRTLGLRRVKKTVNFDAPDVYHLYYGDETGTPGSVMTYFPFPHIAKGQPGVGEVGTTVFSVPEGSLGWWQEHLAKENVAGLEPGEAFGEKRLRFKGPDNDGFALVEHKGDARAAWTQGGVPDDYAIRGFHSASMRLRDGGATAELLKFMGYSQVDQSKNVTRFAVPDGMGADVIDIEALPVTPFARQGAGSVHHIAFSVENRAKQLEVRKALMDTGYQVTPVIDRDYFWAIYFRTPGGVLFEVATNEPGFDRDEDTRHLGEALKLPRQHEHLRKMLEGHLQPIED
- a CDS encoding alpha/beta hydrolase; the protein is MSQRYIEKVLPGKPGGPLLFTFHGTGGDENQFPALGRDLMPEATVISPRGDVLEHGAARFFRRTGEGVYDMDDLARATAKMKAYVEAHVAAAKPSVVYGIGYSNGANILASTIFAAPDLFDAVVLMHPLIPFQPDVQGDLKGRRILITAGRQDPICPPLYTHRLEAWLRDAGADVIVEWHPGAHEVRPNEIEAARRFLLPVGA